In Nitratireductor basaltis, the following are encoded in one genomic region:
- the gltA gene encoding citrate synthase, whose product MSESSAKLELGGDSEEFPVLNGTLGPDVINIGALYKNTGMFTYDPGFTSTASCESKITYIDGDEGILLHRGYPIEQLAEHGDFLETCYLLLYGELPTKAQKQDFDYRVTHHTMVHEQMNRFFTGFRRDAHPMAVMCGVVGAMSAFYHDSTDISDPHQRMVASLRMIAKMPTIAAMAYKYHVGQPFVYPKNDLGYAANFLHMCFSVPCEEYKVNPVLARAMERIFILHADHEQNASTSTVRLAGSSGANPFACIAAGIACLWGPAHGGANEAALNMLSEIGSVDRIPEYIDRAKDKNDPFRLMGFGHRVYKNYDPRAKIMQKTCHEVLSELGIKDDPQLDIAMELERIALTDEYFIEKKLYPNIDFYSGITLKALGFPTTMFTVLFALARTVGWIAQWKEMIEDPNQKIGRPRQLYTGSTQRDYVPIAKR is encoded by the coding sequence ATGTCAGAGTCGAGTGCGAAACTGGAGCTTGGTGGCGACAGCGAAGAATTTCCGGTACTGAACGGTACGCTCGGACCCGATGTCATCAATATCGGTGCACTGTACAAGAACACCGGGATGTTCACCTATGATCCCGGCTTCACCTCCACGGCAAGCTGTGAATCCAAGATCACATATATCGATGGTGACGAAGGCATCCTGCTCCACCGCGGCTACCCCATCGAGCAGTTGGCAGAACACGGCGATTTCCTCGAGACCTGCTACCTGCTGCTCTATGGCGAACTGCCGACCAAGGCTCAAAAGCAGGACTTCGATTACCGCGTGACGCACCACACCATGGTGCATGAGCAGATGAACCGCTTCTTCACCGGCTTCCGCCGGGACGCACATCCCATGGCGGTCATGTGTGGTGTGGTTGGTGCCATGTCTGCTTTCTATCACGACTCGACGGACATTTCCGACCCGCACCAGCGCATGGTCGCAAGCCTGCGCATGATTGCGAAAATGCCGACCATCGCGGCCATGGCCTACAAATATCACGTCGGTCAGCCCTTCGTTTACCCGAAGAACGATCTCGGCTATGCGGCCAACTTCCTGCATATGTGCTTTTCGGTGCCGTGCGAAGAGTACAAGGTGAACCCTGTTCTGGCACGTGCGATGGAGCGCATCTTCATCCTGCATGCTGATCACGAGCAGAATGCATCCACTTCCACCGTTCGCCTCGCCGGTTCGTCTGGCGCAAACCCCTTTGCGTGCATCGCCGCCGGCATCGCCTGTCTCTGGGGTCCCGCTCACGGCGGCGCGAACGAAGCTGCACTGAACATGCTGTCCGAGATCGGTTCGGTCGACCGCATTCCCGAATATATCGATCGGGCAAAGGACAAGAACGATCCGTTCCGCCTCATGGGCTTCGGCCACCGGGTCTACAAGAACTACGACCCGCGCGCGAAGATCATGCAGAAGACCTGTCATGAGGTCCTCAGCGAACTCGGCATCAAGGACGATCCGCAGCTCGATATCGCCATGGAGCTGGAGCGTATTGCGCTAACCGATGAATACTTCATCGAAAAGAAGCTCTATCCGAATATCGACTTCTACTCCGGTATTACGCTGAAGGCGCTCGGTTTCCCGACCACCATGTTTACCGTGCTCTTTGCGCTCGCACGTACCGTCGGCTGGATCGCCCAGTGGAAAGAGATGATCGAAGACCCGAACCAGAAAATCGGTCGTCCGCGCCAGCTCTATACCGGCTCCACCCAGCGCGATTACGTACCGATCGCAAAGCGCTAG
- the gltX gene encoding glutamate--tRNA ligase, producing MSRPVVTRFAPSPTGFLHIGGARTALFNWLYARHTGGKMLLRIEDTDRKRSTDEATKAIIEGMSWLGLDWDGEPVSQHSRAERHREVALEMVERGEAYYCYASQEELEAMREKARAEGRPPRYDGTWRDRDPSEAPEGVKPVIRIKAPKEGETVIHDKVQGEVRFPNKDLDDFIVLRSDASPTYMHAVVVDDHDMGVTHIIRGDDHLTNAARQTLIYKAMGWDVPVMAHIPLIHGADGAKLSKRHGALGVEAYRAMGYLPEALCNYLARLGWSHGDDEVMTIAQMVEWFEIEDVNKGAARFDFKKLEAINGIHMRNSTDERLFDLFMKQLPYLEGGAEIVQNMPDGQRAQIRQAIPGLKERAKTLVELLDGAGFIFAERPLVFEEKAAGLLTDDARAVLATLHADLSALADWTLESTEAAVRACAEKSEVKLGKVAQPLRAALTGRTTSPGIFDVLIVLGREESLARIKDQLA from the coding sequence ATGTCTAGACCTGTCGTAACCCGCTTTGCCCCTTCACCCACCGGCTTCCTGCATATCGGTGGCGCCCGCACGGCCTTGTTCAACTGGCTCTACGCACGCCATACCGGCGGCAAGATGCTCCTGCGCATCGAGGACACCGATCGCAAACGCTCCACCGACGAAGCGACAAAAGCCATCATCGAGGGCATGTCCTGGCTGGGGCTGGACTGGGACGGCGAACCCGTCTCGCAGCATTCGCGCGCGGAGCGGCACCGTGAGGTCGCCCTGGAGATGGTGGAGCGCGGCGAAGCCTATTACTGCTATGCCTCGCAGGAAGAGCTGGAAGCGATGCGCGAAAAGGCGCGCGCTGAGGGTCGCCCTCCCCGCTACGACGGTACATGGCGCGACCGCGATCCATCCGAAGCACCTGAAGGGGTCAAACCCGTCATTCGCATCAAGGCGCCGAAAGAGGGCGAGACCGTCATCCACGACAAGGTGCAGGGTGAAGTGCGCTTTCCCAACAAGGATCTCGACGATTTCATCGTCCTGCGGTCCGATGCCTCGCCCACCTACATGCATGCCGTTGTCGTCGACGACCACGACATGGGCGTCACGCACATAATTCGCGGCGACGACCATCTGACCAATGCGGCGCGACAGACATTGATTTACAAGGCCATGGGCTGGGACGTGCCGGTCATGGCCCATATTCCTCTAATTCACGGCGCGGATGGCGCGAAGCTCTCAAAGCGTCACGGCGCGCTGGGTGTCGAAGCCTATCGTGCCATGGGCTATCTGCCCGAGGCGCTGTGCAACTACCTCGCCCGCCTTGGCTGGAGCCATGGTGACGACGAGGTAATGACCATTGCCCAGATGGTCGAATGGTTCGAGATCGAAGACGTCAACAAGGGTGCTGCTCGCTTCGACTTCAAGAAGCTCGAGGCGATCAATGGCATTCACATGCGAAACAGCACCGATGAACGGCTTTTCGATCTCTTCATGAAGCAGTTGCCTTATCTGGAAGGCGGCGCGGAGATCGTTCAGAACATGCCCGATGGGCAGCGAGCCCAGATCCGTCAGGCCATACCCGGTTTGAAGGAACGTGCAAAGACGCTCGTCGAACTGCTCGATGGTGCCGGATTTATCTTCGCCGAACGCCCCCTCGTCTTCGAAGAAAAGGCAGCCGGCTTGCTCACTGATGACGCACGTGCTGTTCTTGCAACTCTTCATGCAGACCTGTCTGCGCTCGCAGACTGGACGCTTGAATCGACAGAGGCAGCAGTGCGGGCTTGCGCCGAAAAATCCGAGGTCAAGCTTGGCAAGGTTGCACAGCCGCTTCGCGCGGCGCTCACAGGCCGCACGACTTCGCCTGGAATATTCGACGTGCTTATTGTTCTCGGTCGGGAAGAATCGCTCGCGCGGATAAAAGATCAGTTGGCATAA